The segment GGCGTCGCCGTGAAGTTCGGCTCGGGCACCGGCAACCTCATCACCGGCGCCCGCCTCTACAACAACTCCGACGACGGCATCGACTTCTGGTCCTTCTCCTCGCCCGTCACCGTCGAGCACACCTGGTCCTTCGGCAACGGGGTCAACCGCTGGTCCGACTCGGCCTTCGCGGGCGACGGCAACGGCTACAAGCTGGGCGGCGACGGCGAGGTCGTCGCCCATGTCGTGAACAACTCGGCCGCCTGGGGCAACGCGGGCAACGGGTTCACCGAGAACTCCAACACCGGTGCCCTGGTCCTCAACCGCACCACCGCCTACGCCAACAGCAAGTGGGGCTACTACTTCGCCACCAGCGCCGCCAGGCTGGGCAAGAACCTGGCCGTCGGCAACGGCGGCGGCTCGGTCAGCAAGGGCTCGAAGGTCACCTCGGCCGGCAACAACTGGGACTCCGGGATCGCCACGCCCGCCTTCCGCTCGACGGACGCGAGCTCCACGTACAACGCCCGCTCGTCGAGCGGCACGCTGCCCGCGACCACCTTCCTGACCACCGGGTCGACGACCATCGGAGCGACCATGGACTGATGGCCCGTCAGGCCGCCCGGGGCGGGCGAACACCCCGCCCGCCCGGGCGCTTGGCAAGGTTTTTGCCCGTCGAACGGGTCTCGATCGGGCAACGGGTCTCGCGCTCACCGGTGTGACGCGCGTAGAAAACGTGTCATGCATAAGCCACTGCGTATCGCGGCCGTCGCCGCTGCCTGCGCCGTCGCCGGCGCCGCCCTGTACGGCGCCGGCGCGGCGACGGCCGGCCAGTCCACGGCCAACTCCACCCACGAGCCCTACAACATCGGGCTCCTGGTGAAGGACATCGACACCTACTACGGCACCACGCCGGACGCCGGCGGCGTGTACCAGGCGTCGCCCACGAGCCCGTACGCCAAGGACCTTGCGAGCATCGACAAGGCCGCCCGGAAGTACATCGACAAGGCCGCCCGCAAGGCGGTCAGGAAGGGCGAGAAGCCCGCGGTCGTCTTCGACATCGACGACACGCTGCTGCTCAGCCTCGACTACGAGAAGCGGTACAACTACACGTACAACTCCGCCAGCTGGGCGGCCTACGTGAACAAGGCCGACCGTCCGGCGGTGTTCGGCACCCCCGAACTGGTGCGGTACGCCCAGGCGCACGGTGTCGAGGTCTTCTACAACTCGGGCCTCGCCGAGGCGCAGCGCTCCGCGGCCGTGGAGAACCTGAAGAAGGTCGGCGCCGACGTCGACCTCGACGCCGACCACATGTTCCTCAAGAACGCGGCCGCCCCGCCGGCCTACCTCGGCGCCTGCGCCACCCCGGGGGCCTGGACCTGCACGACCGTCCAGTACAAGTCCGGCACCCGCAAGCACATCGAGCAGGACCTCGGGTACGAGATCATCGCCAACTTCGGCGACCAGTACTCCGACCTCGACGGCGGCTTTGCCGACCGGACGTACAAGCTGCCGAACCCCACCTACTTCGTGGGCTGAACCGGCGTACGCGAGGGCGCGGGCCGGCGGGGGTCGCCCCCGCCGGCCCGCGCCCTGTGTCGCTCAGGAGTCGTCGTCCTTGTCGTGGGCGGCGAAGTCGCCCCCGACGGCACCCCGCTGTCCCTTCGCGCCACCGGTGGCGGCGTAGGTGTCGTCCTTGGCGTCACGGCCGCCGCGGTCGTGGTCGTACTGCCCGGCGAACACCCACTCGCCCTCGGGGACCGTACGCCCCGCCCTGAGCACCCAGGTGTAGACCAGGAAGCCGTCCCGCTCGGCGACCGAGAAGGTGAAGTCGTCCTCGGGCAGTGAGCGCCAGGCCCCCGCCGACGAGACGCCGCCGGTCTGCGCCACCTTCAGCTGCACCGTCAGCTCCGTGAGCACCGCGGACGTCTTCAGCGTCACGTTGCTCTGCGCCCAGAAGTCGTTGCTGTGCGGGTCGACCGAACCGTCCGACCACAGCGGGCCGTCCTCCTCGTCGCCCGTCACGGGCAGCAGGGCGGCCGCGGACGCGGAGGGCTGCGCCGCGGGGCTCCGCGGCGGGGAGGTGCTCGGCTCCACGGGCTCCTTCGAGCCGTCGCCGGAACCCGGCGTGGCCTTCGGGGAGGCCGGCGGGCGGCTCGTCGCGTCCGGTGACCGCACCGGCGGCGAGGAGACGGAGACCGTCTGCTGCGCGGGGGTGTCGTCCTTCACCGCGGACGCCACCGCGTAACCGCCGGCCGCGAGCATGCCGGCGACCGCGGCCGTGGCCCCCACGATCCGGGCCCAGCCCCACAGCACCGGGCGGCTCGCCCGGTGCGCGGACCGCTCCGGTACCCGGACCTCGCCCGCCATACCGCGCTCGACGCGGGCCAGGATGCGCGCCCGGTCGGGTTCGTGCGCCTCGGCCGCCTCGTGCAGCCGGGCGCGCAGATCGTCGTGCACGTCCCGCCGCATCGTCATCGGTCCCTTCCTGAGGCCGAGGCCTCACCGGTGCGCACCATGGCGGGCATCTTGAGCGGAGCCCCCTTGGCGCCGAGCAGTTTCTGAAGCTCGGCCATCCCCTTCGAGGTCTGGCTCTTCACGGTACCCACCGAGACCCCCAGGGCGAGCGCGGTGTCCTTCTCCGAGAGGTCGAAGGCGTGCCGCAGCACCACACAGGCCCGTTTGCGGAACGGAAGTCTACGCAGCGCCGACTGGACGTCCACCGCGCCCGCGATGTCGGGGTTCTCCGTCTTCTCCTCGCGCTGCGACCAGAACAG is part of the Streptomyces asoensis genome and harbors:
- a CDS encoding right-handed parallel beta-helix repeat-containing protein, whose translation is MSRRIAPAAVAALALGAGLASLPTPAQAATVVVANSTDLSNAIKNATAGTVIQVRGGTYYPTATLQSTANGTSSSPVTLTAYGSETVKIDGSSLPDGDWIFKLTADYWNVSNLTFQNSPDSAVVCQSCTGTNWNNIKTINGGDSGFTLTGDATVNNTVRNIDSYGNYDAAGHGENADGVAVKFGSGTGNLITGARLYNNSDDGIDFWSFSSPVTVEHTWSFGNGVNRWSDSAFAGDGNGYKLGGDGEVVAHVVNNSAAWGNAGNGFTENSNTGALVLNRTTAYANSKWGYYFATSAARLGKNLAVGNGGGSVSKGSKVTSAGNNWDSGIATPAFRSTDASSTYNARSSSGTLPATTFLTTGSTTIGATMD
- a CDS encoding HAD family acid phosphatase, with the translated sequence MHKPLRIAAVAAACAVAGAALYGAGAATAGQSTANSTHEPYNIGLLVKDIDTYYGTTPDAGGVYQASPTSPYAKDLASIDKAARKYIDKAARKAVRKGEKPAVVFDIDDTLLLSLDYEKRYNYTYNSASWAAYVNKADRPAVFGTPELVRYAQAHGVEVFYNSGLAEAQRSAAVENLKKVGADVDLDADHMFLKNAAAPPAYLGACATPGAWTCTTVQYKSGTRKHIEQDLGYEIIANFGDQYSDLDGGFADRTYKLPNPTYFVG
- a CDS encoding SigE family RNA polymerase sigma factor → MGTVVDDAASVEFHAFFDRHYAELARLAHLLTGEADAADDLAADALLALWNRWDRVRAADHPVAYARGVVANLARTRIRSAVRERRRVALFWSQREEKTENPDIAGAVDVQSALRRLPFRKRACVVLRHAFDLSEKDTALALGVSVGTVKSQTSKGMAELQKLLGAKGAPLKMPAMVRTGEASASGRDR